gtttatttcattttaaaaataaatttagctgaaaatgtgaatcaactaggattcgaacttgggacctcgggtaccaactatcgagtcttttgccacttgctttaagGACGGTCCGTATCACAGATTTTGTTTCCGAACAAATCAAACAACTATTTTACAGTAAAATCAAATATCGTAATTGCAAAAATGAAATGTAtttaccgtttggttcgggtataaacaagaactagctatttcagggataggtataagtatggggataagaaaaatagcgtttggatacaaattaggttgttcccggaaataagaataatattaggtagttttatatagaaaatgaaggtgttgttggaaataaccgagaactacaattctcggataaaaaattaacgtttggatataaagaggGGATAAGGATCTAtccctattcctattcctatcccctaaccaaacgctgctaAAAGTATGTCAAAGTTCACAAGTTGAACTGTGTGAGAAAAAGTACAGAGATCAACTTACAATATTAGAATAGTACACTAACTGACAATACACTttggctgcgtttggttcgggtataagtaagaactgctagttctagagataggtacaagttcagatataagcaggaactagaccaattttgcgtttggatgaaaattgggttgttcctaggaataaggtaaatagtgcttggatgattagattggaacaagaggaataaacgttataatttgaaattaaaattatattatgtaattaattaacataaaaatattacttaaaaataaataaaaaattaattattaataattaattataaataataattaatattaataattaattataaataataaattattaataacgattatctaattaataataattattattattattaattattaataaataataataattattaattattcttattaattaattataaataataaattattaataatattgattatctaattattaataataattaatattaatatttattaataaataataataataattattaataattaattataaataataaattaataataacatcgattatctaattattaagaataataattattaattaattattaataaataataatattaattattaattattaattataaataatatattaataataatatcgattatcattaagaataataattattaataattattaataaaaaattaataaatattattaattattaataattaattataaataataaattaataataattattatctaattattaataattaattataaataataaattatttaattatttaattattaaaataataaataataatttaaatatattaattagattaattaataatttactgtcattaaaattaaatttagattttaattaatcttgttctcatcaaggaacaagcttgttccaggaaacgggtggaacagcagttccagccttattccagctagttccagatttccggaaactactgttcccgggaGCCAAACATAGCGTTTGGGAATAaaagggggaacaagggcttattcccccccttgttccccaaccaaacgctaCGGTATGCTCAAATTTGAAACAAATAATTGCGATATGacataactttttatttaattgaggCTGGTTTTGTGATGATTGGAAATTACAAATTAGAAGCACAAAATTATGTAGCCTAAAGGAATTTCACAATGCACATTACATTGGTTTTGTTCTTAGTTCATTGAGTCCAATATCACTTGATCATATGCATTAATAGAGTTTATATAAACAAAATGAATCATGTGGCAAGTGAAGTGGGCCCAGGGTAGGCCCATTCTTCGTGATCGAGGCCCAAGCCCACTGATTTTTAATGCACTTTACCTATGGctcaaagtttaaaataaaataatatagagtgtaaaaaaaaataaaaagttaaagaaaagaagaagaagatgagtgataatggagaaaaataaaataaaaaaaatctacgaAAGGACCTTAATTATTAATGTCCTGTTACGGCTTTTTGGGTGTAATGCGATACGCCAATGCAAAAATAAAGAGTATGGAGCGTGAACTTTATTAAGAGTCACGATTATGTATCAGTAAAAATTTTTACGTCCCGCGATAAgctgaataatattttaatttggtagacaatattttaactttttttcacCACATCAGTGTAGGCGATACCACTTTTTGCTATTTCTTTCAAAAGAAGAACATGTAAatgtacaaaatataataatccaAGAATATAAtggattataaaaaaattttatttgagtaAAACTTTTAAGTAACGCCCCTATAGCTCAGTGGTAGAGCGTCAGTCTTGTAAACTGAAGGTCTGTAGTTCGATCCTGCATGGGGGCAAGTTTTCAATTTCATCCTCTTGTAATAATATATTTCGATTTTggcccaaaaaaataaaattttttttaatcaagatCCATATTGTTGCCTTTTATATATCTCCAAACTCTCGAATTTAAATCAATTATTGCAAATCAGATCGTTAAATATATAGGCAAAGCacttcattttaattaattatccaTATTATATCCATTTATCTCCAAACTCTCGAATTTAACTCAATTACAGCTAGCAAATGATCAGATCGTTAAatacaatctaaaatatttaaaagccAAAGCATAAGCATATATCTgatcgttaaatattatctcctatctaaaatatttaaagacgAAAGCATATATATCTTAAAAATCCAATTTTAAGACTCGGATTACGtgtttaaagttcaaataaatcctACTCATAAATTAAGCATCAAAACCTATAAATACACACACAATACCCCTCAACTCTTATATCCCTTCTCTCTCGTTCTCTATTCTCTACGCTTTGCTTATTGCTCTCATGGCTCTCCCTAAATgcatctctcttctcctcttcatCGTCCTCCTCATCTCCTCGCGAGCCGTCgcagtttcttcttcttcttcttcttcttcttcttcgggaGACAACGACTGCGGTATAAAGGCGGTGTACAGCTTCGGAGACTCCATCGCCGACACAGGGAACCTCCTTCGCGAGGGAGTCGACAACACTAGCTTCTCGTCGATCGCGCGGCTCCCCTACGGCGAGACCACCTTCGGTTACCCCACCGGTCGCTGCTCCAATGGCCTTCTCATGATCGATTTCATCGGTAAGTGATGAGATTTATTTttagctattattattattactactactcCTACCTATTAgaattctcttcttctttgtttaatttgatcttttgctttaatttaattaatctaattattgTTTCTTAGATATTGTTTAGTTACGTACGTAGCCACGTACAGTTGCATGCACGCATGGATTATGAGGTTCTTCTTAATTATTGTATTGgtagaacaaaaaataaaagggagaaaaatatgtaattttttcaaatatgtaATTTATTCATGCATGCGTTTTAAAGTTGCTTCGTAGTTATAATACTACGTACTGgtcaaaaaagggaaaaaataaaagttaattagatttttttccCATTAGTTAATTTAAATTGCTTGAATACAAAACTAGGTGATTATATAATTGAAAAGTTTTGAAAGTTTGGAtgataaatatacatataaaatttttaaaagtttagctAGATGATTATCTACAAATAGTTtcataatttgttaaaaatattgcCAAAATTAACAGATGACAAATTAATGTacaaaatttggatttttaacTAATGGTTGTTTATATGTTTCTCTATGGAAAACAATAATTGTTCCTTAAGTTGTTTCGTTAATTACCCTAGGTTAATtacataactctctctctctttttcttttttcttttttttcaccctcCTTGCTACAGCTAAGGACCTGGGCCTTCCTTATCTCAACCCCTACTTGGAAAAAGATGCCAATTTCACATACGGAGTCAACTTCGCCGTTGCCGGAGCCACCGCGCTCGACGCCTCCTTCTTTGCAGAGAAAGGCATGATGATACCCTTCACTAACAGTTCACTTCATGTTCAGCTAGGATGGTTCAAGAGCCATCTTAAGACTATATGCTCTTCAGAAGAAggttagttagttaattaattaaatttatcccTCGACTTATTCTTGATTTATTCTTTAGCTCTTATTTAGTTTTATTGATAAACCGcatataaaaatctaattaatgtatttcATTTTGGTATTTTTGCTGTAGATTGTGGGGAGAGGATGAGGCATGCACTCTTTATGGTTGGTGAGATTGGAGGTAACGATTACAACTACGCATTCTTCGGAAAGAAACCAATTCAAGAGGTGGCCACCATTGTCCCTTATGTTGTTGGGAGCATAATTACTGCTGCaaaggtaattaattaatttcattcatatatatgtatattcacataatatatatttctcatATAATAAGTTTGTAGAGTAGTTACTCATCCTTTTATTCTCATggaaatcaaacaaaaaaataatgaatattaaaacctagggataattgcctatatattcaAAACCtctgaaatatcttatttacccttttttttatttcaaatatatctcttgTAAATTTCTCCATTATTTAAAAACATCCCTACTATTAGTGTCGGTTATGTCCTCTcgaattaaatctaaattaaatttctaccatagttaaaaaaatagtgaccctctaacttaagggcaaataagaaaaatcggcAATGCTAAAAGATTATATTTGAGAGAGTAAAATAGTAACTTTATAAAGGTAATTAACGATTGCtcctaacaaaatttaactttagtagagatatatttgaaagaatttagAATCTTAAAAGCTTATTTTTAAGCAATTGTccctaaaatctaaatttgcaGCTGTAGTATCACTTTTTCGTTGTAAACCCAAGTAAACTTTTTTGGGTCATACTTacaaatcaaatctaaattttatatgattcgaaatatatttattttgcgTGTTATCGAAATTGAAACATATTTGCATCTCGGGGATCTGCAGGAACTTCTTGACATGGGAGCAGTTCGACTCGTGATCCCCGGAAACTTTCCTATCGGATGCATCCCCGCGTACCTGACGCTCGTAAACTCCGTGAATCCTTCGGCGTACGACGAAAACGACTGTTTGATCGACTTAAACACCTTCGCCATGTTGCACAACGTGAAGCTCCAAAAAGCCATCGAAGTGCTCCGGTTGCTGTACCCGAATGCCGTCATTGCTTACGCCGACTACTTCCGCGCCTTCTTATATATCCTGAACAACGCAGACAAACTAGGTATAGTATATATTCAGTATTATGTATCGGTGAACTCAGTTTCTGATAAATGAGTTTCACACGTAAAACATCGTGCGGAGAAAACATGCAGTTTTGAAATGATCTCAACATACATGTAAGTTTGATCTTTTCATGTTTAACGCATTAATCACTGATTGTTTTGAAGGATTCAACAAGAAGTTCTTGCACCAAGCGTGCTGCGGAGGCGGTGGGGGGTACAACTTCGACGCCGCTGCGATGTGCGGGGCTCCTGGAACTTCGGTGGATCGAAATCCGTCGAGTTTCGTGAGCTGGGACGGAATTCACCTGACACAAGAGGCGTACAGGATTATGGAGAAGCAATTATTCGGCGGCGGATACACGTATCCGAGTATCGAGCTTACAAAATTGGCAAAATGTCAGTAAAATCAGAGTATAGCTCTCTAGGCTTCGATTGTAGATTAGCTCTGTAGAACTATATATTAGGCcagtttttagaaaaatttttccttttttttttaaagtttttgctGATCTTCTTTAGCTATTGATAGTTGTTTAATTTGGATTGATTTGAAGACAATGTTAAAGTTTTAACAAGTGAATAACAAATTAATTCGATTCTGTCCAAGTTTGATTGGTACACtgcaacaaaaacggtctatagcgacatttttaaatataggtatatgtcaaaaaagtgctgctagctaaaattaccgacacttttaaaaagtgttgctatatgtggggtcgctagatatatagtgacagttaaggagtgtcgctataacctaaaagagtgctgctaatttaccaacacttatttaagcatttagcatccgtcgaaactctatctcgttggctgcggtggcggaggaggacgacaggaaaggttcttcgtctagaatttcagtggattgagtgaagagagaagaaaagatggtaattgattttttttttcttcttttttgtttgtaatcgggtcaaatggactaggtgtagtgggttgagtagactaatcttttatttttagttggattggactttatatttaggcataagtagatgtttttttaaattttagcataaatggatACTTACTCAAAAATGTTCCAAACATATGtttctataatctaattctgttatagtggGTGTTCAAAAAATCCCAGATTTGCTTGGTGTTCATATATCtgtataattcaaaatttgtgttCAATCGTTATTGTTGTTATATCTATTCAAGTGAGAAAGAGATAaggatataaaattataaattttctctcttaaaaaataaagggTTAGTGTAATTAATTCAAATAACGGTACgaaatatcatattatataccagaaagtaaaattaataatacagatatgatattttctttctttatatttttagagagaaatgctgtttgaataatttttaagaTTTCAAAAATTACTCTCTTTACTAGAATTTGTATTTACCGTCTCATAACTAcgtaacaaatattttaataactatctcaaattaatataaatttatacatcatatttattcaaaaatttataatataaaatttaaattttaaaaagtaaattcatttattatatactattagaaaaatatctgtcatattctaactcaaatttaaataattgttgtcgataaatttatatatagtgtagatatatagatatatgttgaatatttttctatactTCTTAATTCTgataaatccaaaatttaaatatattttaaactaaaagaattaaaattaaaaaactaatataataataaaatattagtagatagaatagagataatatataaatatttatcttaaaaaatattgaatgataaaaatatttaataaacaagtaaaatattaatagttggagaaaaaagaagaactaAAAGTTTGTTTTGTTATgcataagaaaaaatattaatataaaatatttaatacttaaaaatattaatataataataaaatattgaatgataaaaatatttaataaaaataaaatattaatttttggaggaaaaaagagaaattaaaaatttatttcgtTACGTTATTTagcgaaatttaaaatatatattttttatacatagatAGTATAGCAGTATAGATATATCCACTATAGTTTGTCACCTACGTGCCACATTATTAGTGGCTCGTACAACATCTAAACAGGTACGACTTTTACCCGTATTTCCaggtctttttttttccgttatttatttgtttatataatttatttatttttttttcccttctcctCATTCGCttcgtttctctctctctcctcgctctctctctctctctctcctcgcccCCTCGCCGTGGAATCGATGTCCTTCGCCGCCCCttacggcggcggcgacgcctccgccgccgcgcggaAGCGCTTCTTTTGCCACCAATGCAACCGCACCGTCCTCATCGGcccctcgtcgtcgtcctcctccgccgccgaggGGTTCGACCTCTCGTGCCCCCACTGCGGCGGTGGCTTCATCGAGGAGCTCAACGTCCCAAACCCTAGCCCCGATCCCATCCCCAGCCTCTTCTCCGACGACTCCTTTGGCCCCTACCAATCCCctctccccttcctcctctccgccctcctcgacctccgcggccccggcggcggcggcggtggcggcggaggcggcgggggaTTCTCCGGCGACCCCGCCACCCCCGATCGCTCCGCCGCTCCCTCCCCCGATCCCGAACCCTTCGACCCCGTCCACTTCCTGCAGAACTACCTCCAAACCCTAATGGACGGCGGCGCCAACATCCAGGTCGTCCtcgacggcggcgacggtggcggcggcggcggagggctcCGCCTCGGCGGCAACTTCGGCGACTACTTCATCGGCCCGGGGCTCGAGCAGCTGATCGAGCAGTTGGCGGAGAACGATCCGAACCGCTACGGTACTCCTCCCGCGGCCAAATCCGCGGTCGATTCCCTCCCCGATGTGAAGATCTCGGAGGA
This genomic interval from Ananas comosus cultivar F153 linkage group 8, ASM154086v1, whole genome shotgun sequence contains the following:
- the LOC109714058 gene encoding GDSL esterase/lipase At5g03980-like; translated protein: MALPKCISLLLFIVLLISSRAVAVSSSSSSSSSSGDNDCGIKAVYSFGDSIADTGNLLREGVDNTSFSSIARLPYGETTFGYPTGRCSNGLLMIDFIAKDLGLPYLNPYLEKDANFTYGVNFAVAGATALDASFFAEKGMMIPFTNSSLHVQLGWFKSHLKTICSSEEDCGERMRHALFMVGEIGGNDYNYAFFGKKPIQEVATIVPYVVGSIITAAKELLDMGAVRLVIPGNFPIGCIPAYLTLVNSVNPSAYDENDCLIDLNTFAMLHNVKLQKAIEVLRLLYPNAVIAYADYFRAFLYILNNADKLEHTCKFDLFMFNALITDCFEGFNKKFLHQACCGGGGGYNFDAAAMCGAPGTSVDRNPSSFVSWDGIHLTQEAYRIMEKQLFGGGYTYPSIELTKLAKCQ
- the LOC109714438 gene encoding E3 ubiquitin-protein ligase RING1-like, coding for MSFAAPYGGGDASAAARKRFFCHQCNRTVLIGPSSSSSSAAEGFDLSCPHCGGGFIEELNVPNPSPDPIPSLFSDDSFGPYQSPLPFLLSALLDLRGPGGGGGGGGGGGGFSGDPATPDRSAAPSPDPEPFDPVHFLQNYLQTLMDGGANIQVVLDGGDGGGGGGGLRLGGNFGDYFIGPGLEQLIEQLAENDPNRYGTPPAAKSAVDSLPDVKISEEVMATDDAQCAVCKDAFEVGEEAKEMPCKHIYHKDCIIPWLELHNSCPVCRYELPTDDQEYENRKKAPAGGGAGSSSRVSSRGGGHRSGDDRDPASDGEGDSSGAVTSPSGRRFNISLPWPFNSFGSQFEDRDAGNSGGQSDEHEGRT